In the genome of Nocardia sp. NBC_00416, one region contains:
- the trmB gene encoding tRNA (guanosine(46)-N7)-methyltransferase TrmB translates to MLDNRAVNDAVHPRSESVPVALSETSGDTGGPRRRHAGSRLYPRVTSFRSRRGALTPNQQASWDRNWPTLGREVADEPLDAAAWFGRAAPLVIEIGCGTGTATAAMAQAEPDLNLIGIEVYQPGLAQLVQRIEREEIGNIRLLRGDAVDVLENMIAPGSLTGVRVFFPDPWPKARHHKRRLLQPATLTLIADRLRPGGVLHVATDHAGYAEHIAEVGAAEPLLIGLNETTGGVSADHRDSAPIGFERPVTKFEGKAHRAGSAINEFIWGKIE, encoded by the coding sequence ATGCTGGACAATAGGGCTGTGAACGACGCCGTGCACCCCCGCTCCGAGTCCGTTCCGGTGGCACTGTCGGAAACCTCCGGCGACACCGGAGGCCCGCGGCGACGGCACGCCGGGTCCCGGCTCTATCCGCGGGTCACCAGCTTCCGTTCCCGGCGCGGCGCGCTGACCCCCAACCAGCAGGCATCCTGGGATCGCAACTGGCCGACACTCGGCCGCGAGGTCGCCGACGAACCGCTCGACGCCGCCGCCTGGTTCGGCCGTGCGGCGCCGCTGGTCATCGAGATCGGCTGCGGAACAGGTACCGCGACCGCCGCCATGGCTCAGGCCGAACCGGACCTGAATCTCATCGGCATCGAGGTCTACCAGCCCGGACTGGCACAGCTCGTCCAGCGGATCGAGCGCGAGGAGATCGGTAATATCCGGCTGCTGCGCGGCGATGCGGTAGATGTGCTCGAGAACATGATTGCTCCCGGATCGCTGACCGGCGTGCGTGTGTTCTTCCCGGACCCGTGGCCCAAGGCCCGCCATCACAAGCGCCGGCTACTGCAACCGGCCACCCTCACGCTCATCGCGGACCGGCTGCGGCCCGGCGGGGTTCTGCACGTGGCGACCGACCACGCCGGCTACGCCGAGCACATCGCGGAAGTCGGTGCGGCCGAACCCCTGCTCATCGGCCTGAACGAGACCACCGGCGGGGTGAGCGCCGACCATCGCGACTCCGCGCCGATCGGTTTCGAGCGCCCGGTCACCAAATTCGAGGGCAAGGCACATCGGGCCGGTAGTGCGATCAACGAGTTCATATGGGGCAAGATCGAATGA
- a CDS encoding GTPase domain-containing protein encodes MISTLRMGDGADAGIANGIEAAAQRWRTLPRAQVAGRTRAGRTTVAKALGLQHGVETAPVDEPGFPDPVLDADIVVYVLASTPSPGDRRLLASLRPERTILVLNKADAIGTGWADAVEAARQYAREFGLPTFPMVGSLAARTVSGAFQESDLALLRRLAESGSAVTVSAEAFVSPAAGPDTADRTELLERWDLYGLACVLAALEREPDLAPRTVLQILHTISGIEPVARLLGQRYQQAISRRAGTLIDELTRLAARAVPHGQSRARALITEYLDTDEARWLALCGGLVDPEVSHLAAGYARPEPDDADDALARAVRWRAVVAGEMSPAARRAAVRVHNGYVRMWERMSSVGL; translated from the coding sequence ATGATTTCCACGCTCCGGATGGGCGACGGCGCGGACGCCGGGATCGCGAACGGTATCGAGGCCGCGGCGCAGCGCTGGCGGACCCTGCCCCGGGCGCAGGTCGCGGGGCGTACCCGGGCCGGACGGACCACCGTGGCCAAAGCGCTGGGCCTGCAGCACGGGGTGGAGACCGCGCCGGTCGACGAGCCGGGCTTTCCCGATCCCGTACTGGACGCCGATATCGTCGTCTACGTATTGGCCAGTACCCCGTCGCCGGGCGACCGGCGACTGCTCGCGTCGCTGCGGCCCGAACGCACGATCCTGGTGCTGAACAAGGCCGACGCGATCGGCACCGGCTGGGCCGACGCGGTGGAGGCGGCCCGGCAGTACGCCCGGGAATTCGGCCTGCCGACATTTCCGATGGTCGGATCGCTCGCCGCGCGGACCGTGTCCGGAGCGTTCCAAGAGTCCGATCTCGCGCTGCTGCGCAGGCTGGCGGAGTCCGGCTCCGCGGTGACCGTATCCGCCGAGGCGTTCGTCTCGCCGGCTGCCGGGCCCGATACCGCCGACCGCACCGAACTGCTGGAGCGCTGGGATCTGTACGGGCTGGCCTGCGTCCTGGCCGCTCTCGAACGGGAACCGGATCTGGCGCCCCGGACCGTGCTGCAGATCCTGCACACGATCAGCGGGATCGAACCGGTCGCGCGGTTGCTGGGCCAGCGCTATCAGCAGGCGATATCGCGGCGCGCGGGCACTCTGATCGACGAACTGACCCGGCTGGCGGCCCGGGCCGTCCCGCACGGGCAGAGCCGGGCTCGGGCGTTGATCACCGAGTATCTCGATACCGACGAAGCCCGGTGGCTCGCGTTGTGCGGCGGGCTGGTCGACCCCGAGGTCTCGCATCTGGCGGCCGGATACGCCCGGCCCGAGCCCGACGACGCCGACGACGCGCTGGCCCGGGCCGTGCGGTGGCGGGCGGTGGTCGCGGGCGAGATGTCCCCGGCGGCGCGCCGGGCGGCCGTGCGGGTGCACAACGGATACGTCCGCATGTGGGAACGGATGAGCAGTGTCGGACTCTGA
- a CDS encoding NYN domain-containing protein yields MSVSEMAPAGDEVAESLHESGNEPEGSDADGLRRVLLVWDAPNLDMGLGAILGGRPTAAYRPRFDALGRWLLARTAELSSGDKQRLEPEATVFTNIAPGTADVVRPWVEALRNVGYAVFAKPKIDEDSDVDSDMLGHIAQRTRGSGLAGIIVASADGQAFREPLEQLATEGIPVQVLGFREHASWAVTSDTLDFVDLEDIPGVFREPLPRVSLDSLPDEGAWLQPFRPLSALLTSRPAQGVA; encoded by the coding sequence ATGAGCGTCAGTGAGATGGCCCCGGCCGGCGACGAGGTTGCCGAAAGTCTGCACGAATCCGGCAATGAGCCGGAAGGGTCCGATGCGGACGGTCTCCGGAGAGTCCTGCTGGTCTGGGACGCGCCGAACCTGGATATGGGCCTGGGCGCCATCCTCGGAGGTCGGCCCACTGCCGCCTACCGGCCGCGGTTCGACGCGCTCGGCCGGTGGCTGCTGGCGCGCACCGCCGAGCTCTCCAGCGGCGACAAGCAGCGGCTGGAACCCGAGGCGACCGTTTTCACCAATATCGCCCCCGGCACCGCCGATGTGGTCCGGCCCTGGGTCGAGGCCCTACGCAATGTCGGTTATGCCGTTTTCGCGAAACCGAAGATCGACGAGGATTCCGACGTCGATTCGGACATGCTCGGCCATATCGCCCAGCGCACCCGGGGCTCGGGCCTGGCCGGGATCATCGTGGCCTCGGCCGACGGCCAGGCGTTCCGGGAGCCGCTCGAGCAGCTGGCCACCGAGGGCATCCCTGTTCAGGTGCTCGGCTTCCGCGAGCACGCGAGTTGGGCAGTAACATCCGATACTCTCGACTTTGTCGACCTCGAGGACATCCCGGGTGTTTTCCGTGAACCCCTACCGCGGGTGAGCCTCGATTCGCTGCCCGACGAGGGTGCTTGGCTGCAGCCGTTCCGGCCGCTGTCGGCGCTACTCACCTCTCGCCCCGCACAAGGAGTCGCTTAA